The genomic DNA tGTGCTAGTCATAATAACCCTTTCACACCATTCTTGGCATaccaactaaaaaatatataaatagattaactaacgacaaaataaataaatattttgaattatttgatagtcaatcaaaataaatattttaaattattttttaattagtcataatcataatcatatTCCATGACAATCTCTATATATCTTTTAACTTCTCTATCATTCACAAagtgaatttattaatataaaaataatatttgatttaaaatatagtcATATTCTCTACTTaacaaattacttaaataattatttatttaatttatttattcttctattatttctctaaaaagaattatatatatattgttagtcgattgttattattctaaaatatatataaacagatAAGTTAACCCAAAATATATGctaacgacaaaatatataaataaataaaataaaaaatataaacaaaatatataaataaacaaagttaataacaaaatatataaataaggacaaaattcaaaagaaatacattttgaattatgtgttaATAGGTCATAATCATCTTTCACAACATTCTCTGTATactaatatatgaataaataagttaacgaacaaaataaataaatattttgaattatttattagtcACTCATAATCACTTTcaacgacaaaatatataaataaataagctaaagataaaagaaataaacattttGAATGATGTGTTAGATTGTTATAGTCACCTTCACAACATTCTCtgcatatttttaatttgaaatgtaCAATTTTAAGTCTTTAACTCTTATATTattaactagcatttagcccgtgcatttgcacgagtaataatataaaaaatcgtgaaaaaaattacggataacatttttaattttatttttaaccgttttaaatttatgggtgggtcaacacataatccgacccaagtatccatttactcaacatcattatatattagttagttaaaaagttgaacttatattaatattaaaacgtcccgcatttatcaaatttggtgtttgaatttaatatataaagtctttgtaccctagttggttaaagagttatacttgttttgttaagctgcaagttcgaaacatacctctagcttttttaattttatttttaaccgttttaaatttaaaaacgggtaaacccacaatccgacccaagtatccaaattaaccacagctctcgacccggcaatccggacactttaaaaattaagcatcattatatatatatagattagttagttaaaaagttgaacttatattaatgttaaaacgtcccgcgtttattaatttggtgttgaatttaaaatataaagtctttgtagcctagttggttaaagagttgtacttgttttgttaggttgcaagttcgaaacatacctctagcatttttaattttatttttaaccgttttaaatttaaaaacgggtaaactcacaatccgacccaagtatccaaattaaccacagctctcgacccggcaatccggacactttaaaaattaagcatcattatatatatatagattagttagttaaaaagttgaacttatattaatgttaaaacgtcccgcgtttatcaaatttggtgttgaatttaaaatataaagtctttgtagcctagttggttaaagagttgtacttgttttgttaggttgcaagttcgaaacatacctctagcatttttaattttatttttaaccgttttaaatttaaaaacgggtaaacccacaatccgacccaaatatccaaattaaccacagctctcgacccggcaatccggacactttaaaaattaagcatcattatatatatatatagattagttagttaaaaagttgaacttatattaatgttaaaacgtcccgcgtttatcaaatttggtgttgaatttaaaatataaagtctttgtagcctagttggttaaagagttgtatttgttttgttaggttgcaagttcgaaacatacctctagcatttttaattttatttttaaccgttttaaatttaaaaacgggtaaacccacaatccgacccaagtatccaaattaaccacagctctcgacccggcaatccggacactttaacaattaagcatcattatatagatatatttattatacttttacctaattttaagtaaaccaaaatattttctcactattattatttttacaatttttaataataaaaaaatagtatttcttatttatcaatctttattttgagcattattaatattttttaataattattttctttaattttatataacttcAATTAGAGAAGAGGATAAAATAAGTAgacaaacataaattttatcaattttttttattaaaataataaattaaattgattttttttaaatgttaggttatatcacatttttattataaaaaatatatatatatataattcttttaggTTGGGCTCCACCACATAAACCCACTGACTTCAAGAATAATAAGATACAAATGGGAAGATTTTATGTccaagtaaaatatattattattattataattcattaataaataaataactattctTTGTAAAAATTTACtaaaacaactaattaaattatacattttactaataatcaaattaatttacatgttataatttaaattaattctaaaaataaatgaaattaataatataaacatgtCAAAGGCTAAAACTGATTTGGTCCACATGAATAAACATTTgttatcaaacaaattcaaaaatattttagaaaataaattaacataaaatgtTACAATTAAGAAAATTAGACAACAATAATCACCATAAAAACATTCTTAGAATTACATACATATAAAAAACATAAGCCAATTacattgttataatattttttccctcccacaaaatataataaaaatacaattattgtTGTTAGCACTAGCACCTCCATACTGACGTGGCAATTAAGGGCCTATCATGCCAACACAGCACCATCTCAGCCTGTCGTTTTGCCACGTGGAAACCCCTAACCTGTACTTTCCCCAGCAAAAACTCCGCCTGAAAGTCAGCAAACTGGCTCAGAGCCACCGCCCGCATTCTCGCCGCCGCAAACGCCTCCCTCCAATGCGTCGCCCGTCTCCCCGCCGCCTCCACCGTCGCAATAATCTTCGGCCGGAGTAAGAAATTTTCAATCTTTCGAACACAATCGTCGCCGCCTCCGATTACGTTTGCAGCATCCAGCGATTCTATGAACGTTGAGTAGAATTCCAGTCCGTCGATCACACTCCGACGTAAAGAAACCTCGCCGCCGTCCGCCATGCCGTCGCAATCGACGTGCACAACCACGCTCGGTGATATCTGCCGGAGATCGTTGAGGAAACCGGGTCCGATTCGTCTGATTATCCCTGGGGATAAGAAAACAGCGATTTTCTCTCCTTCGATGAACTTGATTGACTTGAATGATAAGAAATCGAACGTTCGGGTTGAAACGAAATCGATCTCGAATCTGATTTTGAGATCAGAAGCGAAGTGGGTTAGATTATCCATGATCAATCTCGACTCTGCAACGTACTCTTCAGGAACAACAGCTGTTATTCTCACCACCGGCGTTCTAGATTTCCTCATCTCAGAGCGATCAGCGATTTCCTTCATAAACGATGCCCACTGACCGCCAAATCCAATATCAAAATCTATAACATGTACGATCATCGAACCATCAACAGCCTCAAGAATGGCCTGATTCGCGGTAAAGTTAGAGAACATGGCGATCGGCGATATGTTTGAGAAATTCTTGTAGGCTCGAATAGCCTGCACGACTTCAGATGATGACGCGGGTCTAATAGGCTGCCGGTTCGAACCAGAAATCAAAGATTGAAGACCCTCTTTGAAATAAAAGGCAGCCCTTTGAAGAGGCTTACCTGCCGGAGACGGCAATTGTTGATTCAACCTTTCCAATATCACGTTTGCCAATTGTTGCTCCTTTGATTCCAAACATTCAGCCGCACGAATAAGATCATCTAGGAAATTCAATTCACCAGCCCAGTAAGCATGAATATCGTCTGATAGATTGAGATTTGGATTGATAACTTGATCAGAGAGTGCGAAATTGAGTGGGTGTGAGGTTTGGGCATGTGAGAATTCAGGAAAGTGAAGTTCTGAATTGGGATTTGGGTTTAGATTGAGATCATCATCGTCCAAACCCAAGTCTCTCATCAAAGGCTCCCAGTCGTCGGACTGGTTAAGAATGTTGTCCAGCTGAATTGAAGCGTAATCCTCGGGTAGGGTAAAGGAAAGGAGATCGGAGAAGGCTGAAATGTCTGGAGGGCTTGGACTCCGGCGTAGGTCAAGAACAGATTTGGGTTCGTAGATGTTGAAAGAAGTGGGTGGTCTAGGCAGAGTAGCCGCCGGTGGAGAGGTATTGCACGTGAAGAAGATAGGTTTGTTGTTTGATGACTGATAACTTTGGGTTGAGTTGAACGGGACTTTCATTTCTCTTTCATgcaattcttcttcttcttgttcttcttcaccGGCGAGTATCTGAATCTGATCTGATCTGGGTTTTTGAATAAGGGAGGGGGGGTTTTGGCAGAGCTATGATTGATGGGcttttatgtttgaatttgtGGGTGTGGGTGGGGGAGAAAGCATGCAATCGTGGGCGATCTTCTTATCTTTTGGGAGAAGACATGACATGACTTGACAGACATGCACAACACGAGTAATGAAGATGATTAAGTAAGCTTTATTAGAAGCTTCAAAATGAAGGATGTCTAAAAGGCCAACCTTTTATTTTTGCGCTTCTGCTTTTTGTTGGATTCGCATCTTCTTAcctttcttaattattttctaattccATATTCAACTTGCTTCTTTTAATACTTGTCATCTATATTCATTTTCCAACTGGGTTAGCCAAGTATTCACTTCTAAGTATGATTATATTGTTGATTGGGGAATGAAATCTCTTGAGGAGATTCATAATTAGAATCTATCTAATGCAAAAATATGTGTATTGGGAATTAAATGTGTTTGAAGTCATTCAACTTTACCCGATGATTGTTGGTTGATTTGTAAAGATTGTTTCGGTACGACAATCTATTGTGAACTTCTCAGATGTTAGGATCGAGATGTACATGTTAGAAAGACGGTTTCGGTATGACAATCTATTGTAAACTTCTCGGATGCTAGGATCTAGATGTACatattatcttaaattaaagACATAAAAGACTATGGTTAAACTGATTAAAACTAATGATTGATTTTCACATCTATGATATATTAAGTTAACAATTTATGgcacttttaatttttactagATTCAAG from Impatiens glandulifera chromosome 9, dImpGla2.1, whole genome shotgun sequence includes the following:
- the LOC124914542 gene encoding scarecrow-like protein 15; translation: MKVPFNSTQSYQSSNNKPIFFTCNTSPPAATLPRPPTSFNIYEPKSVLDLRRSPSPPDISAFSDLLSFTLPEDYASIQLDNILNQSDDWEPLMRDLGLDDDDLNLNPNPNSELHFPEFSHAQTSHPLNFALSDQVINPNLNLSDDIHAYWAGELNFLDDLIRAAECLESKEQQLANVILERLNQQLPSPAGKPLQRAAFYFKEGLQSLISGSNRQPIRPASSSEVVQAIRAYKNFSNISPIAMFSNFTANQAILEAVDGSMIVHVIDFDIGFGGQWASFMKEIADRSEMRKSRTPVVRITAVVPEEYVAESRLIMDNLTHFASDLKIRFEIDFVSTRTFDFLSFKSIKFIEGEKIAVFLSPGIIRRIGPGFLNDLRQISPSVVVHVDCDGMADGGEVSLRRSVIDGLEFYSTFIESLDAANVIGGGDDCVRKIENFLLRPKIIATVEAAGRRATHWREAFAAARMRAVALSQFADFQAEFLLGKVQVRGFHVAKRQAEMVLCWHDRPLIATSVWRC